One window from the genome of Pelodictyon luteolum DSM 273 encodes:
- a CDS encoding recombinase family protein gives MTDTTPKTERLIGYARVSTTGQELNLQLDALKQAGIPDKLIFIDKASGAKTERPGLAACMTELQAGDTLVIWRLDRLGRSLKHLIEIVEELKGRGVGFRSISDGGIDTTTASGEMVFNIFATLAQFERRLIQERTQAGLKAARSRGKKGGRPKISANDPKVQMAKKMSKNLSISVGEICSTLKISRATYYRFLKIKGE, from the coding sequence ATGACCGATACAACACCCAAAACCGAGAGACTGATCGGCTATGCCCGAGTCTCGACGACAGGTCAGGAACTCAACCTGCAGCTTGATGCCCTGAAGCAAGCCGGCATACCTGACAAACTCATCTTCATCGACAAGGCAAGTGGTGCGAAAACGGAACGGCCGGGTCTCGCAGCCTGCATGACGGAACTGCAGGCAGGGGACACCCTCGTCATCTGGCGGCTGGACCGACTCGGCCGATCACTGAAACATCTCATCGAAATCGTCGAAGAGCTGAAGGGCAGGGGAGTAGGGTTCCGCTCAATCAGTGACGGAGGGATCGACACCACCACCGCGTCCGGCGAGATGGTGTTCAACATCTTCGCTACCCTGGCTCAGTTTGAGCGGCGACTTATTCAGGAACGGACTCAGGCGGGGTTGAAAGCAGCAAGATCCAGAGGCAAGAAAGGCGGTCGGCCGAAAATCTCAGCGAATGATCCGAAGGTGCAGATGGCAAAGAAGATGAGCAAGAACCTCAGCATCAGCGTTGGGGAGATCTGTAGCACGCTGAAGATTTCACGTGCGACGTATTACAGGTTTCTGAAGATAAAGGGGGAATAG
- a CDS encoding ABC transporter substrate-binding protein, translating into MHERQRSTGSLLFQAFSLMVVVALLSLAAYPSLLHAEPPLKKASLIPLWSPQAQFAGYYVALEKGLYRRYGVELTILNGGSGNSPVEALQSGRADYAVMWLTTALRHRDAGIRLVNISQVIQRSSMMLISRKSSWIDSLQGMNGKKVGLWDGDLSIPPLTLFSRRGITIRQVPLTNTVNLFLRGGIDVTSAMWYNEYHVILNSGVDADELNAVFLSEQGVNFPEDGIYGLEKTVKGDPALAAAIADASREGWQYAFDHPEEALDIVMKYMLRAHVPANRMHQKWMLNRMRDIIMPGAAFGKLPSGTLDRKDYHDAGNAMQRAGLIGGYPDYADFTWRHDAVQ; encoded by the coding sequence ATGCACGAACGCCAGCGATCAACAGGTTCCTTACTGTTCCAGGCATTCAGCCTGATGGTTGTTGTTGCGCTGCTTTCCCTTGCTGCATATCCCTCCCTGCTCCATGCAGAACCCCCGCTTAAAAAAGCTTCCCTCATTCCTCTCTGGAGCCCGCAGGCACAGTTTGCCGGGTATTATGTTGCCCTTGAAAAAGGGCTGTACCGCCGTTACGGGGTTGAACTGACTATCCTGAACGGAGGCTCGGGCAATTCGCCAGTCGAGGCCCTCCAGAGCGGCAGGGCCGACTATGCGGTGATGTGGCTGACCACGGCGTTGCGGCATCGTGATGCAGGGATACGGCTTGTGAACATAAGTCAGGTTATCCAGCGGTCTTCGATGATGCTGATTTCCAGAAAATCCAGCTGGATTGATTCATTGCAGGGGATGAACGGAAAAAAGGTCGGACTGTGGGACGGAGATTTATCGATTCCACCACTGACGTTGTTTTCCCGCAGGGGCATTACGATCCGTCAGGTACCGCTAACAAATACGGTGAACCTGTTCCTGCGCGGGGGGATTGATGTGACCTCGGCGATGTGGTACAACGAGTATCACGTGATCCTGAACTCAGGGGTGGACGCCGATGAACTCAATGCGGTCTTTCTGAGCGAACAGGGCGTGAACTTCCCGGAAGACGGGATTTACGGGCTTGAAAAGACCGTGAAGGGTGATCCTGCTTTGGCTGCAGCCATTGCGGATGCCTCACGGGAGGGGTGGCAGTATGCGTTCGATCATCCTGAAGAGGCGCTTGATATTGTAATGAAATATATGCTTCGTGCTCATGTACCGGCAAACCGGATGCACCAGAAGTGGATGCTGAACCGGATGCGCGACATTATCATGCCCGGTGCAGCTTTCGGCAAACTGCCGTCCGGAACATTGGATCGGAAGGACTACCATGATGCAGGAAATGCCATGCAGCGTGCAGGGCTGATAGGGGGGTATCCGGACTATGCCGATTTTACCTGGAGACATGATGCGGTTCAGTAA
- a CDS encoding KilA-N domain-containing protein: MAKNSKIEVLSTEISVQTSQKEDYISLTDIARYKNRDRSDDLVRNWLGNRNTIEFLGIWERLNNPDFKGVEFDSFVHEAGANAFTLSPQKWISAMSTISMWSFRWGTGLSTLTTEYSGRWRVVPESAVAPWTGTGRYSVNGVSWGLDEVFSPFRQEHRYLFD; this comes from the coding sequence ATGGCGAAAAATTCAAAGATAGAGGTTTTGAGTACGGAGATATCAGTTCAAACCAGCCAAAAAGAAGACTATATCTCCCTAACCGATATAGCACGTTACAAGAACCGGGACAGAAGCGATGATCTCGTTCGAAACTGGCTTGGTAATCGCAATACCATTGAATTCCTTGGAATCTGGGAGCGCCTGAACAATCCTGATTTTAAAGGGGTCGAATTCGACTCCTTTGTCCATGAAGCAGGGGCAAATGCATTTACCCTCTCTCCACAGAAATGGATTTCGGCAATGTCTACAATCTCGATGTGGTCATTTCGGTGGGGTACCGGGTTGAGTACACTTACAACAGAATACTCAGGCCGTTGGCGTGTTGTGCCGGAATCAGCTGTAGCGCCCTGGACCGGAACAGGGCGTTATAGCGTGAACGGGGTTTCATGGGGATTGGATGAAGTGTTTTCTCCATTCAGGCAAGAACACCGATACCTTTTCGACTGA
- a CDS encoding type II toxin-antitoxin system RelE/ParE family toxin — protein MRVFLNKWFCRWTKDERVPAATIWAVAEEVVAGNVEADLGGLLFKKRIPRQGEGKRSGYRVLVGFQKQGSNRVVFLYAFSKNQQANITTKERKALQLVAQAFLEATSEQLGQLLLKKEYMEIFENERDS, from the coding sequence ATGAGAGTTTTCTTAAATAAGTGGTTCTGCCGTTGGACGAAGGACGAACGGGTCCCAGCTGCGACAATATGGGCAGTTGCAGAAGAGGTGGTTGCAGGAAATGTGGAAGCTGACCTTGGCGGCCTACTCTTCAAGAAGCGTATCCCCAGACAAGGCGAGGGAAAAAGGTCCGGATACCGGGTTCTCGTTGGCTTCCAAAAGCAGGGCAGTAACCGGGTGGTATTTCTTTATGCCTTCAGCAAGAACCAACAGGCAAACATAACCACCAAAGAGAGAAAAGCCCTCCAACTCGTCGCACAGGCATTCCTGGAAGCCACAAGCGAGCAACTTGGGCAGTTATTATTGAAGAAAGAGTATATGGAGATATTTGAGAATGAGCGAGATTCTTGA
- a CDS encoding helix-turn-helix domain-containing protein — protein MSEILDIAIDMAKGLFEVGAMDEVTLREVEALGLPKKKAFKPEEIREIRISNHVSQAAFAAIIGVGKTTVQQWEQGQKHPGGAAKRLLDVISRKGIGVLA, from the coding sequence ATGAGCGAGATTCTTGACATAGCAATTGATATGGCAAAAGGCCTGTTTGAGGTCGGGGCGATGGATGAAGTCACCTTACGCGAAGTGGAAGCCCTCGGCCTTCCAAAGAAAAAGGCATTCAAGCCAGAAGAGATTCGGGAGATCAGAATCTCCAATCACGTAAGCCAGGCGGCCTTCGCGGCTATTATCGGCGTGGGGAAAACGACCGTTCAGCAATGGGAACAGGGACAAAAACATCCCGGCGGTGCCGCAAAACGGCTTCTGGATGTGATCAGTCGAAAAGGTATCGGTGTTCTTGCCTGA
- a CDS encoding ABC transporter permease subunit (The N-terminal region of this protein, as described by TIGR01726, is a three transmembrane segment that identifies a subfamily of ABC transporter permease subunits, which specificities that include histidine, arginine, glutamine, glutamate, L-cystine (sic), the opines (in Agrobacterium) octopine and nopaline, etc.) has translation MKGRMHRWFPVLFILALLSGCGKDAQEIRSIEDARNARIGVMTGSTGEELALQMFPDADIKSFDDVMDAVTAMMSGKLDAIVTAYPTALQVTKKHTAFRVLEEPLRNENTCIALRKGNPALLTTLNGIIDSLHQDGTLADMRRRWFKNDLSPYEERTLEVPTKGEVLKIGVTATREPMSFMDRDAEVSGFDGELARIIGRVLRRPVEFHNMKFMGLIPALQSAKIDLVITGMTATAERKRSVDFTKTYFENAQVMLVKTAAPHGDGKVRVLKDIDGKRVAVLSGSAGDLAARRRFRDSEFLVMENAADAAVALNTRKADAFIYDRSVLENIARQEPGLVILGEPVAKLEVAAALKKGNTALASELNEAIGAFTEDGTLAILRKKWIDGDGGSLQESNAGGRKGEAELRMGTCAALAPFSYHANGEITGLDIELARMIGNRLQKKITLVDMPFGALIPALQAGKIDFALSNFNVTEERKKLILFSRPYLQNDISALVLRSAAAPAAPVSEGASLSAPDLNGTRVAVLLGSTHDTYALSHYPNATLLQYKTPSDIILAVKSGKVDAGIYTTETLREIFRADPSLELKGGVLFSVPVAMGFNKQNDSLREQFNVFLQDIRQNGVYRDMVDRWITRGEDAMPSISGTRANGVLRVGVVSDKGLPFMIVKNNRLVGFDEELAERFAAYLGKEIKTSDMDFGNLIAAAATNKIDMIASTLMITPERALQISFSDPYYEIGASAFVMKTGEAEAVAGNDAPGAAYSFIQPIVDGFQNNIIKENRWKLILSGLRVTVIISVLSALFGTVLGAGVCAMRMSSAKTLKTLASVFISLLRGTPVLVLLMLIFYVVFASVSIDPVAVAVIAFGLNFAAYVAEIFRSGVESIDNGQREAGISMGFTRLRTFLLIILPQTIQRILPVYKGEFLSLVKMTSIVGYIAVEDLTKAGDIIRSRTFDAFFPLIMVAILYFSISWLLLQSMAYLERRTDPKFKRIKTAV, from the coding sequence ATGAAGGGGCGCATGCATAGATGGTTTCCGGTCCTTTTTATCCTTGCCCTGCTTTCCGGCTGCGGCAAAGATGCGCAGGAGATCCGCTCGATTGAGGATGCCCGCAACGCAAGGATTGGAGTGATGACCGGTTCGACCGGCGAAGAGCTGGCGCTGCAGATGTTTCCTGACGCCGATATCAAGAGTTTCGATGACGTCATGGACGCCGTCACCGCGATGATGTCCGGCAAGCTGGATGCAATCGTCACAGCCTATCCCACGGCGCTGCAGGTAACCAAGAAGCATACTGCATTCCGTGTCCTCGAAGAACCGCTCCGCAACGAGAATACATGCATTGCCCTGAGGAAAGGCAATCCGGCACTCCTCACTACCCTGAACGGCATCATCGATTCGCTCCACCAGGATGGTACGCTTGCCGACATGCGCAGGCGGTGGTTTAAAAATGACCTGTCCCCATACGAGGAACGCACGCTTGAGGTGCCGACGAAGGGGGAGGTACTTAAAATAGGTGTCACCGCCACAAGGGAGCCGATGTCGTTCATGGACAGGGATGCAGAGGTCAGCGGATTCGACGGAGAACTGGCACGCATCATCGGCCGGGTTCTCCGCCGGCCGGTAGAGTTCCATAACATGAAGTTCATGGGGCTTATTCCTGCTCTTCAGTCTGCAAAGATCGATCTGGTGATTACCGGTATGACGGCCACGGCTGAGCGGAAGCGATCGGTTGATTTCACAAAGACCTATTTCGAGAACGCCCAGGTTATGCTGGTCAAGACCGCAGCTCCCCACGGTGATGGCAAGGTAAGGGTACTGAAGGATATCGACGGGAAACGGGTTGCGGTGCTGTCGGGTTCTGCCGGAGACCTTGCCGCGCGCCGCCGGTTCCGCGATTCAGAGTTCCTTGTGATGGAAAATGCAGCCGATGCTGCCGTTGCCCTGAACACCCGAAAGGCAGATGCATTTATCTATGACAGGAGCGTGCTCGAGAATATTGCCCGACAAGAGCCGGGGCTTGTGATTCTTGGAGAACCGGTGGCGAAGCTTGAGGTTGCCGCAGCCCTCAAGAAGGGTAATACGGCGCTTGCTTCGGAGTTGAACGAGGCGATTGGGGCGTTCACAGAAGACGGCACTCTTGCCATACTTAGAAAGAAATGGATCGACGGGGATGGCGGCTCCCTTCAGGAATCGAATGCAGGCGGGAGGAAAGGCGAAGCAGAGCTTCGGATGGGGACCTGCGCTGCCCTGGCTCCATTCTCCTATCATGCGAATGGAGAAATCACGGGACTTGACATTGAGCTGGCCAGGATGATCGGCAATCGGCTCCAGAAAAAAATCACGCTTGTCGACATGCCGTTCGGAGCCCTGATTCCGGCACTGCAGGCGGGCAAGATTGATTTTGCCCTTTCTAACTTCAATGTCACCGAAGAGCGAAAGAAGCTGATCCTGTTCTCGAGGCCCTATCTTCAGAATGACATTTCCGCGCTTGTGCTCCGTTCAGCCGCTGCTCCCGCGGCACCGGTTTCGGAGGGGGCATCACTTTCAGCTCCTGATCTGAACGGCACGCGGGTTGCCGTGCTGCTTGGTTCCACGCATGACACCTATGCACTCAGTCACTACCCGAACGCAACGCTCCTGCAGTACAAGACCCCATCCGACATCATTCTGGCCGTCAAGAGCGGCAAGGTGGACGCGGGCATATACACAACCGAGACCCTCCGGGAGATTTTCAGGGCAGACCCGTCCCTTGAGCTCAAGGGCGGGGTCCTGTTCTCCGTACCCGTGGCCATGGGGTTCAATAAGCAGAATGACAGCCTTCGGGAGCAATTCAATGTCTTTCTTCAAGACATCCGTCAAAACGGTGTCTATCGGGATATGGTCGACCGCTGGATCACCCGGGGTGAGGATGCAATGCCCTCCATTTCCGGCACAAGGGCCAATGGCGTCCTGAGGGTCGGGGTTGTCAGCGACAAGGGGCTTCCGTTCATGATTGTCAAAAACAACCGCCTGGTAGGGTTTGACGAGGAGCTCGCAGAACGGTTTGCCGCATATCTCGGCAAGGAGATCAAGACAAGTGATATGGATTTCGGCAACTTGATCGCAGCTGCGGCCACGAACAAGATTGACATGATTGCCAGCACGCTCATGATTACCCCGGAACGGGCACTCCAGATCAGTTTTTCTGATCCATATTATGAGATTGGGGCAAGCGCTTTCGTCATGAAGACGGGGGAGGCTGAGGCTGTCGCTGGAAACGACGCTCCGGGTGCTGCATACTCCTTCATTCAGCCCATTGTGGACGGATTCCAGAATAATATCATAAAGGAAAACCGCTGGAAACTGATTCTCAGCGGACTGAGAGTCACCGTAATCATTTCGGTGCTTTCAGCTCTGTTCGGCACGGTGCTCGGGGCGGGTGTATGCGCCATGCGCATGTCATCGGCCAAAACCTTGAAGACGCTGGCATCGGTGTTCATTTCCCTGCTTCGGGGAACGCCTGTATTGGTGCTGTTGATGCTGATTTTTTATGTCGTGTTCGCATCGGTCTCCATTGATCCTGTGGCTGTTGCCGTCATTGCCTTCGGGCTGAATTTTGCAGCCTATGTGGCCGAAATTTTCCGGAGCGGTGTGGAGAGCATCGACAATGGGCAGCGTGAGGCGGGGATTTCCATGGGGTTCACCCGGCTTCGTACCTTCCTGCTCATCATCCTTCCTCAGACCATCCAGCGCATCCTGCCGGTGTACAAGGGCGAGTTCCTTTCGCTCGTTAAAATGACCTCGATCGTCGGATACATCGCTGTCGAGGACCTCACGAAAGCAGGCGACATCATCCGGAGCAGGACTTTCGATGCATTCTTTCCCCTCATCATGGTAGCAATACTGTACTTTTCAATTTCCTGGCTGCTGTTGCAGTCGATGGCATATCTTGAACGAAGGACGGATCCGAAATTCAAACGGATAAAGACAGCGGTATGA
- a CDS encoding DUF4372 domain-containing protein — protein MNTGKTVFAQLLEYLPQHQSRRCVNRYKGNYKVQSFTCLDLTRKTVLFFASFHLLV, from the coding sequence ATGAATACAGGAAAAACTGTTTTCGCGCAGCTGCTGGAATATTTGCCGCAGCATCAATCCCGCCGGTGCGTTAATCGTTACAAGGGGAATTATAAGGTTCAGTCATTCACGTGTCTTGATCTTACTCGGAAAACCGTATTATTCTTCGCTTCTTTTCATTTGTTGGTCTGA
- a CDS encoding SpoIIE family protein phosphatase, which translates to MRFSKSIVIRMIVVITLCSAGIFAVTLVVNYLQSRSMLEMELEKNARNLASSLANRVDAELVSVAKVTEGMARSLDTAEYSREGLVSLIGSMLDANPSVYGSAIAFEPYAFNKQERLYAPYLFRDEGAVKAIRLDASYRYVPYLYQDWYQIPVELQAPVWSEPYFDDGGGNATMATCSVPFYYSSGGKQDVKGVVSADIRLDSLTQLISSVRILKTGYAMLLSRNGMVLTHPDSSFIMNESIFSIAEERRDPVLREMGRKMIGGESGFVHHSLTDEPGWMYYAPIRSTGWTLAVVFPEAELFENVRSLSLTMAGIGTGGLLLLALVVAMVTRSITIPIRALASATGPMASGNFDVELPAVRSNDEIGMLTRSFRMMGESLKEYIRDLTETTAQKERIQSELQMATDIQASLLPRIFPAFPERPEFDIFASMDAAKEVGGDFYDFFFIDDSHLCFLIADVADKGVPAALYMMVAKTLLKSEAQRLRDPGVILEHVNNILAEDNESCMFATVFCAILDTASGELIFSNAGHNPPLLVGSGGVRYLDVKPGFLLGPVPDSRYETERITLRNGDVFFLYTDGVTEAKNREDELFGEQRLLEILQGDFSMAVEDMVHAVRSRVTEFAEGAAQSDDITMVSLQYTGNGI; encoded by the coding sequence ATGCGGTTCAGTAAGAGCATTGTCATCCGCATGATTGTGGTGATTACCCTGTGCAGCGCAGGAATTTTCGCCGTAACGCTTGTCGTCAACTATCTGCAATCACGGAGCATGCTTGAAATGGAGCTTGAAAAGAATGCCCGCAATCTGGCATCTTCACTGGCTAACAGGGTGGACGCAGAGCTGGTTTCGGTGGCGAAGGTGACGGAGGGGATGGCACGCTCACTCGATACAGCAGAATATAGTCGAGAGGGGCTTGTTTCTCTGATTGGCAGCATGCTTGATGCCAACCCGTCGGTCTATGGTTCGGCCATTGCATTCGAGCCTTATGCATTCAATAAGCAGGAGCGCCTCTATGCGCCCTACCTGTTCCGTGACGAAGGAGCGGTAAAGGCAATCCGTCTTGATGCCTCCTACCGGTATGTGCCGTACCTTTATCAGGACTGGTACCAGATTCCCGTCGAGCTGCAGGCGCCAGTGTGGAGCGAGCCTTATTTTGACGATGGAGGAGGGAATGCGACCATGGCGACCTGTTCGGTTCCCTTTTATTACTCGAGTGGGGGAAAACAGGATGTTAAGGGTGTGGTATCGGCAGATATCCGGCTTGATTCACTGACCCAGCTGATTTCTTCTGTCAGAATCCTCAAAACCGGCTATGCGATGCTCCTGTCGCGAAACGGCATGGTGCTCACCCATCCTGACAGTTCATTCATCATGAACGAGTCCATTTTCAGCATTGCCGAAGAGCGAAGAGATCCTGTGCTGCGGGAGATGGGAAGAAAGATGATTGGCGGAGAGTCGGGTTTTGTGCACCATTCCCTGACGGACGAGCCGGGCTGGATGTATTATGCTCCGATCCGTTCGACAGGCTGGACTCTGGCTGTTGTTTTTCCTGAAGCGGAACTGTTCGAAAATGTAAGGAGCCTGAGCCTGACTATGGCAGGGATTGGCACTGGCGGACTATTGCTTCTTGCGCTGGTTGTGGCCATGGTCACCCGTTCAATAACCATTCCGATCAGGGCGCTGGCAAGTGCAACGGGGCCGATGGCTTCAGGTAACTTCGATGTGGAACTGCCTGCTGTCCGCTCGAACGATGAAATCGGCATGCTCACCCGTTCGTTCCGCATGATGGGGGAGTCACTGAAAGAGTATATCCGCGACCTGACGGAAACTACGGCACAGAAAGAACGGATACAGAGTGAGCTGCAGATGGCCACCGACATTCAGGCGAGCCTCCTGCCCCGTATCTTCCCGGCATTCCCTGAGCGCCCCGAGTTCGATATCTTTGCATCGATGGATGCGGCCAAAGAGGTCGGTGGAGATTTTTATGATTTCTTTTTCATCGATGACAGTCATCTCTGTTTCCTTATTGCCGATGTTGCAGACAAGGGGGTGCCTGCGGCACTCTACATGATGGTTGCAAAGACGCTTCTGAAGTCGGAGGCGCAGCGGTTGAGAGATCCCGGTGTGATTCTTGAGCATGTGAACAACATCCTTGCCGAAGATAATGAGAGCTGCATGTTCGCTACCGTGTTCTGCGCCATACTCGATACCGCATCAGGGGAGCTGATCTTTTCGAATGCAGGCCACAACCCGCCGCTCCTCGTCGGTTCGGGCGGTGTGCGTTATCTGGACGTGAAGCCGGGATTCCTGCTTGGACCCGTGCCGGATTCCCGGTACGAGACCGAACGCATCACACTGCGCAACGGGGATGTATTCTTCCTCTATACGGACGGGGTCACCGAAGCAAAAAACAGGGAGGATGAACTGTTCGGGGAGCAGCGCCTGCTGGAGATTCTGCAGGGTGATTTCTCCATGGCGGTGGAGGATATGGTCCATGCCGTCCGCTCCAGAGTAACGGAGTTTGCTGAAGGGGCGGCGCAGTCGGACGACATCACGATGGTTTCGCTGCAATACACGGGAAATGGCATATGA
- a CDS encoding SOS response-associated peptidase: MTSLPRVRIILLLGSCIRRKDGNPMAFAGLWDIWQPPDWSAAVHSCNIITTAANREMKAVHDRMPVILGPGQWREWLGAGTPGALKLLQPPSNGSLELYPVSTKVNNPRYQGHECIKRAE; encoded by the coding sequence GTGACTTCATTACCTCGTGTACGCATTATCCTACTTTTAGGTTCCTGCATCCGGAGGAAGGACGGGAACCCGATGGCGTTTGCGGGCTTGTGGGACATATGGCAGCCGCCGGACTGGTCTGCGGCGGTGCACTCATGCAACATCATCACCACAGCAGCGAACAGGGAAATGAAGGCCGTGCATGACCGGATGCCGGTCATCCTTGGTCCCGGGCAGTGGAGGGAGTGGCTTGGAGCCGGAACTCCGGGTGCCTTGAAACTGCTTCAGCCTCCTTCTAACGGGAGCCTTGAACTCTATCCGGTGTCAACGAAGGTCAACAACCCGCGATATCAGGGCCATGAATGCATCAAGAGGGCTGAATGA
- a CDS encoding transporter substrate-binding domain-containing protein encodes MNKLRPSVLVIVLFSLFIVLGGCSQREKITALQQLSGKEFAVPTGTVADKLVLSKLPDARFQYYNTVMDGALAVKTGKADALAYDEPILKNIAAKVDGLVILKEMITVDQYGFAVRKDDAPLKQAIDRTLGQLKTGGTGTEMLRRWFPVSGSPAPMPEIASSGDNGILRLGTSSVTEPFSFVDGSGMVVGYDIELARRVAAGLSQKLEVVNMDFGALIPALMSGKVDMIAACITITEERSEKVLFSEPYYTGGIAAMVAQ; translated from the coding sequence ATGAATAAATTACGACCTTCAGTATTGGTGATTGTGCTCTTCTCCCTCTTCATTGTGCTTGGCGGATGCAGCCAGCGGGAGAAAATCACTGCACTGCAGCAGCTGTCAGGAAAAGAGTTCGCCGTTCCTACCGGAACTGTTGCCGACAAGCTGGTGCTCTCAAAACTGCCCGATGCACGGTTCCAGTACTATAACACCGTTATGGACGGGGCTCTTGCCGTGAAAACGGGGAAGGCGGATGCGCTGGCATATGATGAGCCCATCCTGAAAAACATTGCCGCAAAGGTCGATGGGCTTGTCATTCTCAAAGAGATGATCACGGTCGACCAGTATGGTTTTGCTGTCCGTAAAGATGACGCCCCGCTCAAGCAGGCCATCGACAGGACGCTGGGCCAGCTGAAGACGGGCGGGACCGGCACGGAGATGCTGCGGCGCTGGTTTCCTGTATCCGGAAGTCCGGCTCCGATGCCCGAAATCGCCTCAAGCGGTGACAACGGAATATTGCGCCTCGGCACTTCAAGCGTGACTGAGCCTTTTTCATTTGTTGATGGCAGCGGGATGGTTGTCGGGTATGACATCGAGCTTGCCCGGCGTGTAGCTGCGGGGCTCAGCCAGAAGCTTGAGGTCGTGAACATGGACTTCGGCGCGCTGATCCCGGCCCTGATGTCCGGCAAGGTAGACATGATTGCAGCCTGCATCACCATTACCGAAGAGCGCTCAGAAAAGGTACTCTTTTCAGAGCCTTATTATACGGGCGGAATCGCCGCAATGGTGGCTCAATGA
- a CDS encoding flavodoxin domain-containing protein: protein MSYQSCTRREFLLKTAGYASLAISGWMFGRHLTVYGQECRRSTALVYATRYGATKECAEWILAGMGAPADLLDIERISYSDVLSGYDRLIIGSGIWANGVDQKILDFFEAGRGLLDEKLLATFIVCGSTTATIKGRAHIDGYFSSMHKTLSKSPSCSRAFGGRLIVEKLNDEDHKALTAFYRSFLQTELRDWDRTDPNQARSFGSALFTRL from the coding sequence ATGTCTTATCAGAGCTGTACAAGAAGAGAATTCCTGCTTAAAACCGCTGGGTATGCCTCATTGGCAATCTCCGGATGGATGTTTGGACGACACTTGACAGTTTACGGACAAGAATGCAGACGTTCTACGGCGCTGGTCTATGCAACCAGATACGGTGCCACGAAAGAGTGTGCGGAATGGATTCTTGCCGGGATGGGAGCTCCTGCTGACCTTCTTGATATCGAACGCATATCCTATTCCGATGTCCTTTCTGGATATGATCGCCTTATTATCGGCTCAGGCATATGGGCCAACGGAGTAGATCAGAAAATCTTGGATTTTTTTGAGGCCGGAAGAGGACTTCTTGACGAAAAGCTGCTGGCGACATTTATTGTTTGTGGATCTACCACTGCCACGATCAAAGGGCGGGCACACATTGACGGGTATTTTTCATCGATGCACAAAACATTGAGTAAGAGCCCATCCTGCAGTAGGGCATTTGGTGGTCGACTTATCGTTGAAAAATTGAATGATGAGGATCACAAAGCATTAACTGCATTTTATCGTTCTTTTTTGCAAACAGAGTTGCGTGATTGGGATCGTACGGATCCCAATCAGGCCAGAAGTTTTGGCTCAGCACTTTTCACAAGACTTTGA